One segment of Erigeron canadensis isolate Cc75 chromosome 2, C_canadensis_v1, whole genome shotgun sequence DNA contains the following:
- the LOC122588129 gene encoding transcription factor CYCLOIDEA-like has product MMFSTNPFSQLSSSSSNHVFPPPSINSLLDDENQWNSPRFAHENDDKFNNNSSEQSLVQGQLGLENYYHNDLLDMEKKSPKKDHHSKIHTAKGPRDRRVRLSIEVARKFFFLQDLLGFDKASKTLDWLFNKSKIPIVELVKRKRQTSSASITDESEVANFLESLEDNQEGLKKKRVPKRKNLIARNNYYKSGSPDVINQSRAEARARARERTKEKMQNKNFDNNNNVVIGDCCSSNLTFQTSFWSSIDESPINDYNNDSIGKSIMEENMSLMYSYQHNPSLSIESSSSFTDLPKFNGGLEPQDDRATI; this is encoded by the coding sequence ATGATGTTTTCCACAAACCCTTTTTCACAgctttcttcatcatcatccaaCCATGTCTTTCCTCCTCCTTCCATCAATTCTTTGCTTGATGATGAAAATCAATGGAATAGCCCACGATTTGCTCATGAAAATGATGACAAGTTTAATAATAATTCAAGTGAACAAAGTTTAGTTCAAGGCCAGTTAGGGTTGGAAAACTACTACCATAACGATCTCTTGGACATGGAAAAAAAGTCTCCCAAGAAAGATCATCATAGCAAGATCCATACTGCGAAAGGCCCTCGAGATCGAAGGGTAAGATTGTCAATTGAAGTTGCaagaaagttttttttcctACAAGATTTGTTAGGGTTTGATAAAGCAAGCAAAACCCTTGATTGGCTTTTTAACAAGTCCAAGATCCCAATTGTTGAACTTGTTAAAAGAAAGAGACAAACTAGTAGTGCCTCGATAACCGACGAATCTGAGGTGGCTAATTTCTTGGAATCTCTTGAAGATAATCAAGAGGGacttaaaaagaaaagggtCCCGAAAAGAAAGAATTTGATTGCAAGAAATAATTATTACAAATCTGGATCTCCTGATGTGATTAATCAGTCAAGGGCAGAGGCAAGAGCAAGAGCTAGAGAAAGGACTAAAGAAAAAatgcaaaataaaaattttgataataataataatgttgttaTTGGTGACTGTTGTTCTTCAAATTTGACATTTCAAACAAGTTTTTGGAGTTCAATTGATGAGTCACCAATTAATGATTATAACAATGACAGTATTGGGAAGTCAATTATGGAAGAAAATATGTCATTGATGTATAGTTATCAGCACAACCCGTCTCTTTCGATTGAATCCAGCTCCTCCTTCACCGATTTGCCTAAATTTAACGGTGGTCTTGAGCCGCAGGATGACCGTGCAACGATCTAG
- the LOC122588130 gene encoding small polypeptide DEVIL 4-like, translating into MGSNDAERRPQSKGLGKFLKEQRGRVYIIKRCVVMLLCWHD; encoded by the coding sequence ATGGGAAGTAACGATGCAGAAAGAAGGCCACAAAGCAAAGGGCTTGGCAAGTTTCTTAAGGAGCAAAGAGGACGGGTTTACATCATCAAGAGATGTGTGGTGATGCTGCTTTGTTGGCATGACTAA